The Pirellulales bacterium DNA window AAGCCCTCGTGGCTTTTTTCAACCTCGCCAAGTGCGAAGCAAAGCTTCGCACGGCTCGCAAAATAACGACTTACGTCGATATTTTGCCATCGCATCCCTGCGATGTCGCAGCCCGTTGAGTTCTTCAACAGGCTGCTAAGCCGCCGCACGCCCCCGATTCGTCCGCACGGCCGGCCACTCGGGCCTAGCCCGTCAACTGGCAGATCCGTGGAACTTTCACCTTTTTTGCGGACTTTCGTCGCCGTTGACGCGTTATCTGGTGAACCCCAAACGGTGACGCCTGCGGGGCGACGCCACAGGGACGAAAGCAGGGATCCAGCGCCGGAGGCGTGTGCGATGTGCGTCTTTCAATGTACTTGCGGGATGGTCGTGTCGACCCGCAAACCACAGACGCGATGCATTCGCTGCGGAGCGATCCTGGGTCCTTGCGACCAGTTGGAACTGCGGACGGAACCGAGCAGAGCCCAGAGCGAGGCGCGGAACGATGAAGAGGTGCCGGACAGAGAGGCATGCGACGCCGAGGCGCGTGGCGACAGGCGCCACGCTGCCTTGGCGGCGTATGTAACCGTCGTCATTCTGGCGGCCGCGCGAGCGCTGTGGGAGCGAACCGAGGCCGGGTGAAGCGTTGGAAAAATCAACCAACAACCAACACAGGATTGCTGACAAAGTGCGCACGAGGAACACGGAAATGTCCATGCCCAACAAGAAACCAGAATGTCGCTGCGAATCGCGAGCCCAGGAACCCGTCTTTGGCTCGCCAACCCCCGCCGACGCGCCCGCCCCCTTGCACCGCATTGCCGAAGTGCGTCGTCAGCAGGGCATATCGCTGCGGGCGGCGCGGCAATCGCTGGGATTGACCAGCGAACACGTCCAGCGCCAGGAGCAGGAAGACTACGACCTGCTCTTGAGCGAGCTGTACAAATGGCAGCGCGCATTGGACGTCCCCGTTATGGAATTGCTGGTCGAGCCCAGTCGCCAGTTGTCGCAACCGATTTCCAAACGCGCTTCGATGATCAAGGTGATGAAAACAGCGGCCACGATTCTGGAAGCCGCGCAGCATCCGGAAACCAAGGCGCTGGCCGAACGGCTGAAAGAACAACTGCTCGAAATCATGCCCGAGCTGGAAGGCGTGTCGGCCTGGCCTTCGGTCGGTCAGCGCCGCTCTTTGGACGAAATGGGGCGCATCGCGCAGCATCCGCTATCGTTCGCCCCTTTTGACGACTATTGATCGGACCTTTGCTGGCCGTCGATGCGGCGCGCGGTCGTCGTGTCAGCGAGCCGGGCGGCGATAATCTCGGCCACGACTCGATGGCCGGCCGGATTCCAGTGGCCGTCTTTGGCAATGATCAAGCGATCGACCTTGCCCGACGCCTTGGCCTCGAGCATTCCCGGCAACAGGTCGAGCACTTCGATATCGGTGTCCTTCGTGCATTCCCCAAATGCCTGCCGGAAGGCGGCTTCTCGCCGAGTCGACGCTTCGTCGCGTCCCTCGTCCAACTCTGCCACGCCGGGAACATAGGCGACGATGAACCTCACCTTGCGCTCGGCGCAATCGCGATGCCAACATTCCAGGTAATGCCGCGCGATGGCGACTTGCACGGCGGCTTCGTTGCTCAGCGGCGCCGATGCCATCGGTGACGATGCGGCACTCGCCGCACGTTCGGCCGTCGCGCGACCGTCGGCCGTCCCCGGCGCGGAAACAACCGCGTGCGCCGACTTAGCCGCCAGGCTCGCCCGGCGCTCCTCCTCCTGCTTCGTCTCCGCCCCCTTCGCGGCCTCGGCGGCCGCAATCGCTTTGGCTTCGGCGCGACGCAGCCGTCTTTCGAGTTGCCAACGGTTCGCAACGTACGCCACATAGTTGAACAAGTACGACGACTCCTGCAGCGTTCGTCGCCAGCCCCCGTGCAAGGGACTGACCACCGGTTGCGGCACGATCTTTCTATCAACGATCTTCGCCGTCCGCGTTCCCTCGACGTTATCGGCCAGATCATTTCCGTAAAACGCCAGCAGCACGACGTCTCCCGGCTGCAAATGTTCGCGGCGCTCGGCCGCGAACAACTCGTATTGCGCCAGTGTGCCGGTGCCGTTGATGCCATAATTTTCGACGCGCCAGTCGGTCGTCCGCCGGCTGAGCTGATCGGTGAAAACTTCCCCCTGCTCGACCCCCCAGCCCCACACGAACGAATCGCCGAAGACGGCCAGGTGGCGCACGCCCGCGCTTTCCGGCTTTTGAAACTCCTGGCGGCGAAATCCGGCATCGTCGTGCACGATCAGCACGTCGAACTCCGGTGTCTTGAAGCGGCCGCGAAAGCCCGGCTTGCCGCGGTGGCCGGTCACCGGATTCGATTCGTGGAAGCTGCCCATCGCGTTGACATAGGCAGGGCTGTAACCGGCCAGGCGCAAGCCGATTTCCGCGATTGCCAGACCGACCATGATCGATCCGGCCAACATGGCAATCTTCCCCGCCGCAATGCGCGGCGACGAACGTGCGACAGGCCGAAGAGGAGCGGAAACTTCCATGCGATTTTTTGCCCCTGAGGAGTCTCGGTGTGACGGACGCGTGGATGCTGGCGGCGGGCGCGGGGGGGTAGCGTACTAAACCGCGGGAATCTGGGCAATGCGAGTCGGCCACTCGCGTCCTACAGTCGTTGCGCGCGTCAAAAGCTCACCGGGCCGGCCAGCCCTCTTACGAAGAGGTAATCCACGGGAAACCTCGGCCCCGCCAGCCGGGGCGCGAAAAAGATAGCGTTTCGATGGGCAGTCACCACCGAGACGCATCTACCTGAGGAGAACCACCCATGACTCGCCGCACGATCGTCGCCAGCCTCGTCTTTGCTACCGCGTTGTTCCTGGCCCCCCTTCAAGTGCTTGCTCATGGCGGCGGTGGTGGCGGAGGGGGTAAGGGGGGTGGTGGAGGCGGTGGCGGCGGCGGGCACCACGGCGGCGGTGGCGGTGGCGGCGTGGGCCATCACAGCGGCGGCGGACATCACGATCATGCCGCCCATCATCACGAACACCACCATGATCATCACGGCGAGCATCATCACCATCACGAGCATCATGCCGGGACCGGCAATCTCGCAGGCGGGCTCGGTGGCACGACCATGAACGGTACAAGCGTGAACGGCGCGAGCGGCGGAACATTGAGCGGCGCCCAGAATGCCGTCCGCAACGACGCCCAGGCCACGGCGCAAGCCCGGCAAAATCTCAATAGCGCGATCACGGCCATGCGCGGCCAGCGACAGACCGTCGATAAAGATCGCGCCGCTGTGCGACAAGACATGAAGAGCGGCAATACTGCCCAGCTCAAGCAGGACCTGTCGCAACTGCGCACCGCGCAACAAGCATTACGGACGGATCGTCAGCAGGTAGGCCGCGACGAACGGACCCTGCGCCGCGATGACCACCAACTAAATGCCGCGCGGCGCACATTGCACCGCGACGAGCGTGCGGCGTGGCTGGGTGCGAATCGTGGCGCTTCCGGGACGTCGGGAGCATCGGGAGCATCCGGTACTAGCGGCAGCGGCACAACGTCGTCCTTGAGCGGGACGATGGGCACCCCAATGCCGTAAGCTTTAGCGCGATTCACCACGGCGGAGCCCGCCTCGCGGCGCCGTCGTGGTGATTGTCGTTTCGTGAGGGCTCGCGTCACGCCTTTTCGCGGCGGGCTTCGCGCCAGTCGGCGAACCACTGGATGACGTAGAAGAATACCGGCGTAAGGAAGATCCCGAACACGGTCACGCCGAGCATGCCCGCAAAGACCGCCGTCCCCAGTGTGCGGCGCATCTCGGCGCCGGCCCCTTCGCTGAGCACCAGCGGCACGACGCCGAAGATGAATGCGAACGAGGTCATGATAATCGGCCGTAACCGCAGCCGGCAGGCCGCCAATGTCGCTTCGAAGCGGTTCACCCCGGCCACCTGGCGCGAGCGGGCAAACTCGACGATCAAAATCGCGTTCTTGCACGCCAGCCCGACCAACACCACGAAACCAATCTGCGTAAAGATGTTGATGTCCATCCGCGCGACGATCACGCCCGCCACCGAACAGAGCAAGCACATCGGCACCACGAGAATCACGGCCAGCGGCAGGGACCAGCTTTCGTACTGAGCCGCCAAAACCAGAAACACCAGCACCACGGCCAGAATGAAAGCGAACATGGCCGTGTTGCCCACGCGCCGCTGCAAGAACGCCAGCTCGGTCCATTCGGCACGCATCGAGGGAGCGAGATTCGATTCGGCGACTTCCTGCAAGAGGTCGATCGCCTCGCCCGAGCTGGTCCCGGGCGCAGCGTCGGCATTGATGAACGAAGCCGAGTACAGGTTGTAGCGCACCAGCATCACGGGCCCGCTGATCTCGCGCACCTGCGTGAAGGCCGAAAACGGCACCATCTGCCCCTGTTTGCCCGGCACGTACAGCCGTTTCAAATCGTCGGGCTGCATGCGATAGCGGGCGTCGGCCTGCACGTTCACCTGCCAGGTGCGTCCAAAGCGATTGAAATCGTTGACGTACAGCGAACCGAAGTTCACCTGCAGCGTGTTGAAGACATCGGTCATCGAGATGTCCATCGCCTTCACGGCCGCGCGATCGATATCGAGGTACAGCCAGGTTGTATTGGCGCGGACGCTGGTGAACAGATCGCGCAAGCCGTGTGTGTCGGCGCCTTGCTTGACGATGTCGGTGCTGACGGCTTCCAAGGCCGGCAGCCCGGTATCGGCGCGATCTTCGATCACGATCTTGAATCCGCCGGCGGTGCCCAGCCCGTCGATCGGCGGAGCGCCGAGAATATTGACCTCGCCGTCGCGCACCTCGTTTTCGAACAGCACTTTCAGCTCATCGGCGATCGTATCCGCCGTCAGATGATGCGGGGCGCGCTCGTGAAACTCGTCGAGCATGACGTACATCGAGCCGAAATTCGGCGCATTAGCGCCCATCAGCAGCGACTGCCCGGCGATGGCCACCGTGTGGCTGACGCCATCGACCTTGCCAGCGAGCTCTTCAATGGCGTGCATCGTCTCTTCGGTGCGCGCCAAGGAGGCCGAGTCGGGCAGCCGTACGTTGACGATCAAATAGCCCTTGTCGTGCGACGGGATGAAGCCGGTCGGCGTCTCGGCAAACATCTTGTAGGTAAGCACCATCAGCCCGCCATACAGGACGAGCACGATCAGGCTCGTTCGCAGCATGAATCCCACGGTGGCCACGTAGCCGCCGGTCAGCAAATTAAAGCCGGCATTGAAAACGCGGAAAACGAACAAGAGCGCGGCATTGATCAGTCCCGCCGCGAACCATATCACCACGCCCCCGACCGCCCCGCCGATCCACGGCCAAGGGGAACCAAGCCCCAAAGGCAAATCATTCAGGACAGCGGCCGGAAACCAAATCGGCAACCACGGCGCCAGGTACTGGCTGCCGGCCCACACGCCGGCAAGGGCCAGGCCGATACGCGGCAGCGCCTCGCCGTGGCCGCTCGATCGCGGCCGCAACAACAGCACGGCCAGCGCCGGGCTGAGAGTCAACGAATTGAACGCGGAAATGATCGTCGAAATGGCGATCGTCACCGCAAACTGCCGGAAAAATTGCCCAATGACCCCCGAGATGAACGCGCACGGCACGAACACGGCCGTGAGCACAAGTCCCACCGCAATCACCGGCCCCGCCACCTCCTGCATCGCCTGGACGGCGGCGTCGCGCGGCGACATACCGTGCTCGATGTGATGCTCGATCGCCTCGACCACCACGATGGCGTCGTCCACGACGATGCCCAC harbors:
- a CDS encoding SGNH/GDSL hydrolase family protein — its product is MLAGSIMVGLAIAEIGLRLAGYSPAYVNAMGSFHESNPVTGHRGKPGFRGRFKTPEFDVLIVHDDAGFRRQEFQKPESAGVRHLAVFGDSFVWGWGVEQGEVFTDQLSRRTTDWRVENYGINGTGTLAQYELFAAERREHLQPGDVVLLAFYGNDLADNVEGTRTAKIVDRKIVPQPVVSPLHGGWRRTLQESSYLFNYVAYVANRWQLERRLRRAEAKAIAAAEAAKGAETKQEEERRASLAAKSAHAVVSAPGTADGRATAERAASAASSPMASAPLSNEAAVQVAIARHYLECWHRDCAERKVRFIVAYVPGVAELDEGRDEASTRREAAFRQAFGECTKDTDIEVLDLLPGMLEAKASGKVDRLIIAKDGHWNPAGHRVVAEIIAARLADTTTARRIDGQQRSDQ
- a CDS encoding multidrug efflux RND transporter permease subunit produces the protein MFSKFFIDRPIFATVLSVVITLAGAIAIFALPVTQYPEITPPTVEVSTTYPGANAHVVADTVAAPIEQQVNGVESMMYLSSQCTNDGNYVLTVTFEPGTDLNMAQVMVQNRVSLAEPILPDLVKRRGVTVKKKSPSVLMIVNLFSPNGSRDNLYLSNYATIQLRDELSRLPGVGAIAFLGQRDYSMRVWLDPQQMAMRGISSADVVRAIEQQNTQVAAGQIGQPPAPTGQVFQYTMTTLGRLAEETDFGDMILRADTDRRIIRLRDVAKIELGALAYDQICTLDGQASVALSIYQRPGSNALDTAEQVQNKMEELKNRFPEGVDYAIVYDTTPFIRESVNEVFLALRDAVVLVAIVVLVFLQGWRAAIIPLVAVPVAIVGTFAAMVAAGFSLNTLTLFGLVLAVGIVVDDAIVVVEAIEHHIEHGMSPRDAAVQAMQEVAGPVIAVGLVLTAVFVPCAFISGVIGQFFRQFAVTIAISTIISAFNSLTLSPALAVLLLRPRSSGHGEALPRIGLALAGVWAGSQYLAPWLPIWFPAAVLNDLPLGLGSPWPWIGGAVGGVVIWFAAGLINAALLFVFRVFNAGFNLLTGGYVATVGFMLRTSLIVLVLYGGLMVLTYKMFAETPTGFIPSHDKGYLIVNVRLPDSASLARTEETMHAIEELAGKVDGVSHTVAIAGQSLLMGANAPNFGSMYVMLDEFHERAPHHLTADTIADELKVLFENEVRDGEVNILGAPPIDGLGTAGGFKIVIEDRADTGLPALEAVSTDIVKQGADTHGLRDLFTSVRANTTWLYLDIDRAAVKAMDISMTDVFNTLQVNFGSLYVNDFNRFGRTWQVNVQADARYRMQPDDLKRLYVPGKQGQMVPFSAFTQVREISGPVMLVRYNLYSASFINADAAPGTSSGEAIDLLQEVAESNLAPSMRAEWTELAFLQRRVGNTAMFAFILAVVLVFLVLAAQYESWSLPLAVILVVPMCLLCSVAGVIVARMDINIFTQIGFVVLVGLACKNAILIVEFARSRQVAGVNRFEATLAACRLRLRPIIMTSFAFIFGVVPLVLSEGAGAEMRRTLGTAVFAGMLGVTVFGIFLTPVFFYVIQWFADWREARREKA